The Desulfovibrio sp. G11 region CAATGGAAATACGCAAGCCGCCACCCGCCATTTTTTGCAGCAGGCGCGGCAGTTTGACCCTGCCGATATCATCCTTCTGTGCATGATGGGAGCACGCCTCCTGAATCAGCACACTGTCACCGGACCTGAGTTTTCTCAGCGTGGCCGCACCTTGGACCAGACAGGTCAGATCACCTTTGAACCGGGCCATGAGAATGGAGAAGGTCGTCATGGGAATATACTCCGGTGTATGACGATCGACCGCATGCACCACCTGCGAATCACACACGACCAGATCGGGCGCTTTTTTCAGACAGCGCAGCGCTGCGGGCAATTCCGCCTCTGTGACAACAAGGCATATCTTTCGCCCGTCCAGGCTGTCACGAATGGTCTGAACCTGCGGCAGAATCAGCCTGCCGCGGGGGGCGCCGGAGTCAATGGGCGTCACGAGGACAAGCACCCCCTTGTCAGGCAGCAGATCGCTTGCCAGCGGCGGCTGCCGCAGAGCACCCTCAGGGGCTGCCGCCATCAGGGCCGCGCGTACAGCATCCAGTCCCTGGCCGCTGTACGCCGAAACGCAGACAAAAGGCACTTCATCGGACAGGCCTTGTGGGCGCGCCATGCTCCCCGGCTGGTCCGCCTTGTTGCGCACGGCCACAAAGCGTATTTCC contains the following coding sequences:
- the hydF gene encoding [FeFe] hydrogenase H-cluster maturation GTPase HydF; translation: MKDAPKGLRLHIAVLGRCNVGKSSLLNALCGQDVAIVSATPGTTADPVEKTLEMAPLGPVVFLDTAGTDDTGELGGLRAGRSLAAMTRADLALLVTDSPSWGPYERDLAARLKEQEIRFVAVRNKADQPGSMARPQGLSDEVPFVCVSAYSGQGLDAVRAALMAAAPEGALRQPPLASDLLPDKGVLVLVTPIDSGAPRGRLILPQVQTIRDSLDGRKICLVVTEAELPAALRCLKKAPDLVVCDSQVVHAVDRHTPEYIPMTTFSILMARFKGDLTCLVQGAATLRKLRSGDSVLIQEACSHHAQKDDIGRVKLPRLLQKMAGGGLRISIAAGKEFSGYSGDCKAVVHCGGCVITRGQMMARLHAATRAGLPITNYGVAISLAQGVLPRVLAPFPEALRAYEDACCL